A window of Daucus carota subsp. sativus chromosome 2, DH1 v3.0, whole genome shotgun sequence genomic DNA:
ATATGAGTTGTGTAATGAGATGAAGGAAGCGGGATTGACTCCTtcgaaggaaatatatatgtatttgctCGGTGCTTATGTGAATCACAGAGACATGGTAGGTGCATTAAAGGTTAAGGATGATATGGTTGCTTGCGGGGTTCCCTTGAAGCTAAGAGTTGCGGAAAGATTGATGAAGGGATGTATTTTGGTCGGTAACCTGGATAGTGCCATAGGCTTGTTAGAAGAGATTGTAAGAGACGGCCTTGCTCCAAAAGGACGCACTTACTCAATTCTTATTAGAGGGTGCTGTGAGCATGGGAATATGAAAAAGGCGAAGGAGTTGTACAGCAGAAAGAAGCGCTTAGGTATGAAACCAACCGTCTTTAATGTTAATTCTTTGATTCGGGGATTTTTAAAAGCTAACCTGTGGGAAGATGCAGTCAAAGTGTTTCGCGTAGAGTGTGATGTCATCAATGTTCTTTCATACAGTCTTCTTATATCCTGGCTGTGTAAAGAGGGCCAGATGAATAAAGCTTGCAATTTAAGGGAGGAGATGTTCGTTAAGGGTTTGGTACCGAGTGTAGTAGCTTGTAGGAATATGGTACGTGGCTTGTGCAAAGTTGGCCGAACATCTGAGGCCTGGAATACACTGAAGAAGTTACTGAAGGATGGAATTTCCTTCAACAGGAAGATGTACAATAATGTTCTAATTGGTTTTCTCAAGGAAAATGACTTTGTTTCTACGTTGGCCGTCGTCTCTTCTGAAGTGCGTGAAAGTGGGTTCTATCCCAAAATCAGTACCTACAAAACTTTGATTGATGGGCTTATTGAATGCAACAGCATAAATCTAGCTATAAATTTGATGAATGATATGAGAAACAACAGTCTTAAATTGGGTGTTACTTCGTATGGTGTCCTCATAGATGGATTCTGCAGATGTAATGACATGGGAAGCGCACAAGAAGTGTTCGATGAACTTATTCGAGTTGGATTATCGCCGAATACAGTTGTTTATAATTGTATGGTCAGGGGATTCATGCATGTTGATAACCTTGATGCTGCAGTTACCTTCCATAAGAAAATGATTGATGACGGGATTCCATGCGACTTGGAAACATACACCATTTTGCTTGAAGGGTTACTAAGAGAAGGAAAATTACTTCCTGCGTCAAATCTTTATACGGAGATGCTTGGCAACGGGATCAAGCCAGATGTGAAAACCCATAGTGTTcttgtaaataaattatgtaatagGCAACAGCTAGATAATGCAAGACAAGTGCTAAAAGAGATGAAAAGTACTAGTATTGTTCCAACTGTTCTTATATATTACACATTAATTGCCGGATACTTCAGGGAGGGGAATATGCAAGAGGCGTTTGATTTGCATGATGAGATGCTAGACAGTGGTCTTTCACCTGATGACACAACTTATGATATTCTTGTCCAAGGAAAAGTTAGTGGGGATGGTTCCCTGGCTAATCGCTATGCTCCTGTAGACCAGTAAGTTTTTACTATACTATCTCGTGGCTTTTGTAGCTAATTATGAACATTAGCTGCTTGCATTTACTTTGGAGCAATCAGGTTAATTACACTATGGCAAAACATTATTTCGAAACAAGATGGCATGGCAGGGCTGTTCCTAGGTGATCATGAAATAATGAGGCCCCTGAATCCTGAAATTATTCTCAAGATCATAACTCTGATACTTAATTTGATAAAATGAAGCAtataaagttcaaaacataCATTTGCTTATTTAAGTCTAAGTCTGTTtctaatatcatattaaactattaaatatatatggcaTCTCCAAAAGACTTTAGGCCCCTTAAATTTGGAAGGCCCTTGGCATGGCCCTAGCCCAACACCCATGCCAAAGGCCTGGTCTGTTACATAGGACActtgttttgttgattttggaaGGCCCAATTAGTACTTGTCCTTGTGAGTACTATATACAATCATTAGTGCAATTGTTGTGGTTGATCTTTGGGTGGGGGACCAACAACACAACAGTGTAGTTTACCATATCAGTTTTTACAAATTAGAATAGTGATTAGTAATACTGTGAACTATAGGCTGGCTGTGTACCACGAAGCATATGACTTGTATTTTTCAACTTCTGGAATAGATATCTGAAGTAATGGTCTTTCTTGTTTATTCTATTACCTATTATACACACACTTTAACATACTAGCATTCCGTATGTGCAATGCTACTAAAGAAAACAGAATAAATAGAGACTGAGATTAGATGTCTCCCTTTGCAGGGTGGAGGCTTACTAACTGAAGCCATAGTATCAAGGAAGTAGTTTTATTGTTCGACAAAGTCTTTATAAGTTTATCTTTACAGAGTCCTTTTTATTTAAGTATCTTTACGGAGTCCTTATGTGATGCCTACGAATGAAGTTTCATTGCTCGACCATTGGGTTCCAGACTGAGACTACATGGTAGCATGAAGAAAATACACGAAGTCCCCTCTTCCAGATTATGCACTTCCAAGTTCCATTTGTTGTTACAAATACATCTTGAAAATCCCTCGTTAAAGGTTGTACCTGATAGGGAAGAAAGAATAGTGATAATAATGAATAAGGTTCTCCTCAACTCTCTTCAACAGTAGCTATGGTCTTTCATTCTTCAAGGCTTCTCTTCTCAAGTTTCTTTCAGCATCAGCTATGGTTTATCTTCAGATGTTTGAATATTTCTCCGTCGCTTACTCAAGTCATGCCTCGAAGAAATATTTACCTACAGGGCATAACTTTGCTAGCGGATCTCAGATCCCCTCTGATCTCCTATGACAATGAATACAGAAAAACATGCTGCGTGAAAGATGAAACCctttaatatttttgtgatgATAAAGAAGCTTCATCTTTTGAGTACTGTATGTGCAAATGGTTCTTTCTGCAAATGTATGTGAAACTTGGTCGCACTATCATGATGTAAAATCATATGATTTTCTCAGTATACCTTTGGACTCTAATTGTTCAAATAAAACCATTTAAGATTAGAGATGCATAAAATTTAGTAAAAAACAGAAAGTAGGACTACACAAAATCTTCTATATGCATGTAATTAGTACTTTCTGAATctgttttcttaattttttgagGTTCAATTCCTTTTATATCTGCTTAtctgaatataaaaatattatatattattcatgACAAATTTGAACATGCTcaatatcaatatcaatattattaatatgtaaAGTTATTAGAAGTATTAACCAATTAAAATATAGATTAGGGTCAATTTTACTAAAAACAAAATACCTATATTAGTTATATGagatattatattaaatcttatatttatgaaaataatgatttataataattattttaaatatctttctttttgaaaaaaaatacaaaaaactaaaaatatatatttcaagaaaCTAACGTTCCTAATATCATTAGACAAATTCAAACTTACATAAAAAGatactataaataaaattattcattattatgtgacataaaatttatttattttaaaaaatagacaatattaatattaacgTAGAGCGTTTATAATCAAAATAGATTTATGCTGCACTATTCTGTTTCACAACATACACCAAAAATGACCATTAAGCGGCGGCGGCCGCGTTTTTCTCCGGCTGTATTCCGGTGCCGGAGTCTTCTTCCCCATCACTCGAAATCCCAAACTTTCAATCTTTACACTTCATACTCTTCTCAAGTTTCTTCACAAAATGAAAAACAAGCCTCTATTATCACCAAAACCCCAGATACTAAAACTAAATTATCTCATATATTTTCTCAACCCATATCAAGATATGAACTTTTAAGCCCTGCCCATGTCACTAAAGTTCTGTTAACTCATAGAAATGACCCTGGTTCTGCTTTACATTACTTCAAATGGGCTGAAAAGAAGTTTAATATGGTTATTAGTACTGACCCTTATCTTGTTTTGCTCCATATATTGGCAGGTTCTGAGGATTATTATCGGGTTATTCGGAACATGCTTAATCGAATGGTTTCGGATTGTTTAAGTGGCATTGGTCCAAATTTGGTTGATCAGCTGATTGATTGTGCAAAAAGGTTTGATCTTGAAGTGAATTATGTTGTGTTTAATTATTTGTTGAATGGTTTTGTTAGGGCTGGTAGATTTATCGATGCAATTGAGTGTTTTGGTAGGATTGTTGAATGCGAGATTAGTTTGAGTGTTTGGTGTATCAATTTTCTTATGAGTAGGCTTGTTAGGAATAATTTGATTGAAGAAGCTAAAGATTTGTATGCGGGATTGGTTGTTAGAGGGACGTATGATTGTGCGACAGTAGATGTGATTATGCGTGCGTGTATGAAAGAAGAGAGGTTTGATGAGGCAGAAAAATATTTTAGGCAAGCGAAGGGCAGTGGTGTTAAACTTGATGTGTCGGTTTATTGTGGTGCTATTTATGCTGTTTGTAAGGTACCGGATGCTGATTATGCATATGAGTTGTTGAAGGAAATGAAGGGTTTGGGATGGAGCCCTGCAGAGGGAACTTATACGTGTGTGGTTGGAGCGTATATGAATCAGAAAAATATGGTTGCTGCGTTAAAGGTTAGGGATGAGATGGTTGCTGATGGAATTCCGATGAATTTGATAGTTGCAACAAGCTTGATGAAGGGATATTATTTGGAGGGTGATTTGGGTAAGGCGTTAGGCTTGTTTGAGGAAATTGAAAGAGATGGTCCGGCTCCAGATAAGTACACTTACTCTGTTCTAATTCAGGGCTGCTGTAGGCATGGAAATATGCACAAGGCGAAGGAGCTGTACAACCGAATGAAACTCTCGGGTATAGAACCAGATGCCTACCATGTTAATTATTTGATAAGAGGGTTTCTAGAAGCTGAACTGTGGGAAGAGGCACTCGTACAGTTTCATGATGCAGTTGAGTGTGGTGTCTATAATGTCTTTATGTACAATGTTCTTATGTCCTCATTGGGTAAAGCGGGAAATATGAGTGAAGCTTGCAATATATTGGATGACATGTTAAGTAAGGGGCTGGTACCAAACGTGGTTTCCTACAATAGCCTGATACTTGGTTACTGCAGACAAGGGAATATGGACTCAGCATCAAATTTGTTTGCTGATATGCAAGAAAAAGGTCCGAAGCCTAATGTAATTACATACAGTATACTGATTGACGGCCATTTCAGAAAAGGGGGGACAGAAGACGCTATGAAGTATTTTAACCAATTGTTGTCTCAAGGACTCACCCCTACAAATTATACATACAATATTCTTCTAAATGGTTTGTGCAAAGCTCGCCGAACATCTGAGGCTAGAGATAGACTTAAGAAGTTGTTGGAAGATGGCTTTATTCCTGACTGCATGGTGTACAATAGCATAATATATGGTTTTGTCAAGGAAAATGCCATCAATTCTGCATTGGCTGTCTATACTGAAATGTGCGAAAGTGGCATTTGTCCTAATGTTATTACTTACACTACATTAATTGATGGGCTTCTCAAAAGCAACAACTATGATCTGGCTATCAAACTGAAGAACGATATGAGAAACAAGGGCCTAAAACTGGATATAACTGCATATGGTGTCTTCATAGATGGATATTGCAAACGTCGAGACATGGAAAGTGCACGGGAACTTTGTGATGAACTTTATGCAGTCGGGTTATCCCCCAACACAGTTGTTTATAATAGTATGATTAGTGGCTTCAAAAGTTTAAGTGATATGGATACTGCCCTtatgttatataataaaatgattcaagatGGAATTCAGTGCGACTTGGCAACATACACAACTTTGATTGATGGGTTACTAAAGGTAGGAAAATTACTCGAGGCTACAAATCTCTACACACGGATGCTTGCTGATGGTATCAAGCCAGATGTCATTGTTTACAGTGTTCTTGTAAGTGGTCTTTGTAATAAAGGGCAAGTTGAAAACGCAAGAAAGATTGTGAAAGAAATGGAGAGTAAGAACGCAGTTCCAAATGTTCTCATTTA
This region includes:
- the LOC108209439 gene encoding pentatricopeptide repeat-containing protein At2g39230, mitochondrial, which produces MIARRRLLSSPTILRRLFPLYREPHHFLSSVSHPSDVVVHTQKQETLTTDKTIPNTLNSHIPQHHLEKPISKIPTLSQELTDPTRITDPIDPTRLSDALLTYRNDPDSALNYFKSVEMRCSSVFWNGPFCVLFHILASSEAHHNILRKKINALVCRRRGFVGPGIVDQLVGVAKRFDFELNSVVFGEFLFCFINACRFGDAVKCFGRMVENDVVYFNRDVSFLLSRLIDNERFSVARGLYDKLVGRGTHDCGMLLHIVRACENEMKFRDAGNYLKAAIDNGLKPDVELYTRVIFVVCKGPDVNFAYELCNEMKEAGLTPSKEIYMYLLGAYVNHRDMVGALKVKDDMVACGVPLKLRVAERLMKGCILVGNLDSAIGLLEEIVRDGLAPKGRTYSILIRGCCEHGNMKKAKELYSRKKRLGMKPTVFNVNSLIRGFLKANLWEDAVKVFRVECDVINVLSYSLLISWLCKEGQMNKACNLREEMFVKGLVPSVVACRNMVRGLCKVGRTSEAWNTLKKLLKDGISFNRKMYNNVLIGFLKENDFVSTLAVVSSEVRESGFYPKISTYKTLIDGLIECNSINLAINLMNDMRNNSLKLGVTSYGVLIDGFCRCNDMGSAQEVFDELIRVGLSPNTVVYNCMVRGFMHVDNLDAAVTFHKKMIDDGIPCDLETYTILLEGLLREGKLLPASNLYTEMLGNGIKPDVKTHSVLVNKLCNRQQLDNARQVLKEMKSTSIVPTVLIYYTLIAGYFREGNMQEAFDLHDEMLDSGLSPDDTTYDILVQGKVSGDGSLANRYAPVDQVEAY
- the LOC108209438 gene encoding pentatricopeptide repeat-containing protein At3g54980, mitochondrial; this encodes MLHYSVSQHTPKMTIKRRRPRFSPAVFRCRSLLPHHSKSQTFNLYTSYSSQVSSQNEKQASIITKTPDTKTKLSHIFSQPISRYELLSPAHVTKVLLTHRNDPGSALHYFKWAEKKFNMVISTDPYLVLLHILAGSEDYYRVIRNMLNRMVSDCLSGIGPNLVDQLIDCAKRFDLEVNYVVFNYLLNGFVRAGRFIDAIECFGRIVECEISLSVWCINFLMSRLVRNNLIEEAKDLYAGLVVRGTYDCATVDVIMRACMKEERFDEAEKYFRQAKGSGVKLDVSVYCGAIYAVCKVPDADYAYELLKEMKGLGWSPAEGTYTCVVGAYMNQKNMVAALKVRDEMVADGIPMNLIVATSLMKGYYLEGDLGKALGLFEEIERDGPAPDKYTYSVLIQGCCRHGNMHKAKELYNRMKLSGIEPDAYHVNYLIRGFLEAELWEEALVQFHDAVECGVYNVFMYNVLMSSLGKAGNMSEACNILDDMLSKGLVPNVVSYNSLILGYCRQGNMDSASNLFADMQEKGPKPNVITYSILIDGHFRKGGTEDAMKYFNQLLSQGLTPTNYTYNILLNGLCKARRTSEARDRLKKLLEDGFIPDCMVYNSIIYGFVKENAINSALAVYTEMCESGICPNVITYTTLIDGLLKSNNYDLAIKLKNDMRNKGLKLDITAYGVFIDGYCKRRDMESARELCDELYAVGLSPNTVVYNSMISGFKSLSDMDTALMLYNKMIQDGIQCDLATYTTLIDGLLKVGKLLEATNLYTRMLADGIKPDVIVYSVLVSGLCNKGQVENARKIVKEMESKNAVPNVLIYNSIIAGYFREGNFVEGFKLHDEMIEKGVTPDDTTYDILVSRKASGNSSPISATFFNL